The following is a genomic window from Sulfuricurvum sp. IAE1.
TGAGTATCACAAGCCCGCTGCATTCGTCCTTGAAAACGTGAAGAACTTAAAGAGCCATGATAAGGGCAGGACCTTTGAGATCATCTACAACACTTTAACGGAAGCATTGGGATATCATGTTCATCATCGCGTGATCGACGCCAAGGCGTTGGTCCCCCAGCACAGGGAACGCATTTTCATAGTCGGCTTTCGAGAACCGCGGCACTTTGAATTCCCCGAGATGCCAACGCAGGGGCCTTTGCTGGATTCTATTCTCGATAGTACAGTTCCATGCAAGTATACGCTGACTGACCATCTTTGGACATACCTGCAAAACTACGCCAAAAAGCATAAGGCTGCCGGAAACGGATTTGGCTTCGGGCTAGTGGATAGAAGTCAGGTCGCCCGCACATTGAGCGCCCGATATCACAAAGACGGGTCGGAGATTCTGATATCACAAGGGACTGGCTCGAATCCAAGGCGTCTTACACCGAGAGAATGTTGCCGCCTTATGGGCTTCCCGGAGGATTTCAAGATTCCCGTGTCGGATACTCAGGCCTACCGTCAGTTTGGAAACTCTGTTGTCGTTCCTGTCGTCGAGTTGGTCGCCCGAGAGGTTGTCGCTTCTCTCCGACGTCCTCTCACATATCGTCCTGATTTGGTGCTGAAAACGGCAGAAGGTACTGGAGTTGTTGCCTCGCCAACGACCGCCAGAACGAAGCGCAAACTGCTTTACAAGATACCGAGGAAGAAATCATGAGCGCCTTGTCCATAGATTCAATGCGGAGGTTTTTGTCACGTAGTATCTCCAGCATGAACCGAAACAAGATCAACGGTCTGCTCGCGGAGGTAGATCTACGCCAACACCTGACCGGATTGGGATTTGGGGATCGTATTTCACCCGGTGGCTGGATCGCAAGAAAAGAGGGGCCGGGAGAGTTTGGCCATCGCACCGTGGTCTTCTTTCCGGAGGTTATTGCGCCCGAGTCTGATTATCCCGCTGATCGAGACTTTCCCGCACCTGCACATGGACTCCACACGATTTGCGCTACTTTTCATCAGACGGGTATATCTGCATATTTCTGTGCGGCCTCAGTCCCGGAGCACAACGACACAGATGGGGTAGTATGGTATGCGAAACAACTAGGACTTCCATCCGATCAACCCTACATGCAGTTTCCGGCATGTCTTTCCGGAGCATTTCGCCAAAGAGGGCGAAGGTATAACTTCCTACATTACCACACGGATACCACGGCGATACCCGAGCATGCAGTCGCGGAGGAATTCTCTAAAGAAAGCATACGCATTGCGTTCCAGAACTCCTTTATGGCTGAAATGTCTGATGTGGATGGAATATTTTGGGGGCAACAATTCACATACCCATTGGAAATCAAGGAAAAGACCTCGGCACAGGACCGGGCTCTTGGAGAGTTTTTCGGG
Proteins encoded in this region:
- the dcm gene encoding DNA (cytosine-5-)-methyltransferase, producing MKNTKTKPKAKRRHTNDCVLEDTSGYLTRHEPPRFVDLFCGIGGFRIAFERAGATCVWSCDWDKNSQMTYEANFGERPHGDIHAVAVADIPAFDILCAGFPCQPFSIAGVSKKLSLGRKHGFEDEKQGNLFFELANIIEYHKPAAFVLENVKNLKSHDKGRTFEIIYNTLTEALGYHVHHRVIDAKALVPQHRERIFIVGFREPRHFEFPEMPTQGPLLDSILDSTVPCKYTLTDHLWTYLQNYAKKHKAAGNGFGFGLVDRSQVARTLSARYHKDGSEILISQGTGSNPRRLTPRECCRLMGFPEDFKIPVSDTQAYRQFGNSVVVPVVELVAREVVASLRRPLTYRPDLVLKTAEGTGVVASPTTARTKRKLLYKIPRKKS